From the Actinopolymorpha singaporensis genome, the window ACAGCGAGGCCCGCGACGGACTGCACTGCGGTGCCGTGGTGAACGCCCGGTCGAAGCGCACACCGTCGGCCGCCAGCGCGTCCAGATGCGGGGTGGCGACGGTCTGGTTGCCGTAGCAGCCGAGAAACCGTCCGAGGTCGTGACAGTGCATCACGACGACGTTGGGCCGGGTGGGGTCCTGGGGCATCGAAGTTCTCCTTCGCCGGAAACGCGCTCGAGTGGCTTCGACGCCCCAGTCTGCCCGGGTGCGTTCGAGGTCGGCCTACTGGCCTACGTGGGGCCTACTCGGCCAGGTGGTCGAACTCGATGGCGAGGCAGTTCACCTCGTCCACCGGCCGGCGTTCGGGGAGTTGGGCGACGAGCACGCCGCCGGCCTGCTCGAACGGCACCTGCCCGCCGCCGAGCAGCCGCACCGAGCGGGCCCGGTCGTCCGGGCGCAGGCTGTGGATCACCGTACGACCGTCCTCCGGCCACCGCATCTGGAACGCGTAGAGCGTGTCGCACTTGCGGGTGAAGCGGAGATCGGCGCTCGTCCACTCCACCGCGTCCTCGCGGAAGCCCTCGATCCTGACCGCGCTGCCGCCCTCACCAGACACCCGAAACGGTCGGGTGCCGTAGATGCCCTCGCCGCACACGTCGATCCAGCGGCCCATGGACGTGAGGATGTGGGTGCACTCGTCGTCGAGCGTGCCGTCGGGCCGCTGCGGGATGTTCAGCAGCAGGTTGCCGTTCTTCGACACGATGTCGACCAGCAACTCGACCACGTGGCCGGCGGTCTTGTAGACGTCGCGGACGTTGTAGAACCAGTCGCCCACCGAGGTGTCGGTCTGCCAGGGCTCGGGTTTGATGTCGGGTTCCTGGCTGCGTTCGATGTCCATGACGCCGACGGAGTAGAGCTCCTGGCGGCGGTCCTTCTGGTTGTAGACCGCCTGGTTGACCCCGCCGTTGCGGGCGGCGCTGGCGTTGTAGAGGTAGGCGATCGCCTGCAGGCCGATGTCGTAGCCGTTCTTCTCACCGAACGGCACCGGGCCGTCGGAGTACAGCAACTCCGGCTGGTAGAGGTCGATGATCTCCTTCATCACCTCCAGCCAGTGCTGGTGCCAGCGCTTGTTGCCGGTGTACCAGTTGGCGATGTCGAGCTTGCCGGGGTGTTCGGGGTCGTAGTGCTCGCGGTTGGGCAGGTAGAGCTCTTGGTACGCCTCGTCGTTGCCGTCGTACGGGATTCCGGCGTACGGGCCGGACCTGTCGGAGCCCTTGTTCGTGTTGGACCAGGAGAAGGCGGCGCCGTGGTGTTCGGTGAGCCCGAACTTCAGGCCCCGCGCGTCCGCTGCGTCCTTCCACAACCGGGTGATGTCCTTCTTCGGGCCCATCTGGACCGAGTTCCAGCGGTGGATCCGCGAGTCGTAGTTGAAGAAGTTGTCGTGGTGGGTGGCCTGGCCGACGAAGTACTTCGCACCCGCCGAGACGTAGAGGTCCATCAGTCCTTCGGGGTCGAAGTTCTCCGCCTTCCACCGCGTCACGATGTCCTTGTAGCCGACCTTGGACGGGTGGCCGTACGTCCGCAGATGGTGGCGGTACTGGTCGTGGCCCTCGATGTACATGTTCCGCGCGTACCAGTCGCCGTACATCGGGACCGACTGGGCGCCCCAGTGCGACCAGATGCCGAGCTTGGCGTCGCGGAACCAGTCCGGGCACTCGAACTGGCGGAGGGAGTCGAAGGTGGCCGCGAAGGGCGCGGCGGGGGTGTCGGTGGACATCGCGGTACGGCGCTCCTGCCTACGGCCGGAAAGATCGGATGTTTCGTAACCGTAACGTCGGCGGGGAGGGTGTCAAGAGGTCTGCGGGCGGTCGACGTCCAGTACCTGACGCAGCCAGAGTTCGGTCGAGCGTACGTGCAGCAGGGCCGCGGCCTGCGCGGACGTACTGTCACGGGCCTGGAGCGCGGCGTAGATGCGCTCGTGTTCGGCCATGGTGCGCTCGGAGGCGTCGGCCTCGAGGATGTCGCGCCATACTCGGGCGCGCAGTGACCGGCTGGACACTCCCCGCACCATCGACGCCAACGTCTCGTTGCCCGACGCCTCGCCCACCAGGTCGTGGAACTCCGCGTCGAAGCGCACGAACTCCTCGTGCCCGTTGGCCCGGCGCATCCGGCCCAGGCTGGCGCCGATCTCCTGCAGATGGTCGGCGGTTGCGCGGTCCGCGGCCAGCGCGGTGACCGCCGGCTCGAGCACGCGCCGGACCTCGATGAGCTCCAGCGCGGAGTCGTCCCGCATCATCTCGACCGCGAAGCCGATGCCGTCAAGGAGAAGTTGCGGCCGCAGACTCGTGACGTACGTGCCGTCACCGCGGCGTACGTCGAGAACCCGGGCGGTCACGAGGGCGCGCACCGCCTCCCGCGCACTGCTGCGGGAGACGCCGAGCCGCTCGGCCAGGGTGGCTTCTGGGGGAAGGCGGGAGCCCGGTCCGAGTTCGCCGCCGATGATGAGTTGGCGAACCTTCTCGATCGCCGCCTCCGTCACCGGAGCTGCCACCGGATCTTCCTTTCGCCCGGGCCCGCGGACGCGGACCTGTCCCCACCCCTTATTTCTCGCATGCGCGCAGGGGCCAACACAAGACTTATCTTTGCGGATCGGCTGCACCAGACTCAGGGGCCATGGACGAGCTTGAGTACGCGGGCACTCCCACCCTGATCGTGATCAGCGGCCCCGCCGGTTTCGGGAAGACGACCCTGGCGCACGCGGTGGCGCGGTCGGTCGGCTGCCCGGCCATCTGCCGGGACGAGATCAAGGAGGGCATGGTGCACGCCCACCCGGAGTTCGACGGGGCCACACCTGGCGATCCACTCACCCGGCGGACGTTCCCGCTGTTCTTCGAGGTTCTCGAACTCCTGCTGAAGGCCGGCGTCACCGTGGTCGCGGAGGCGGCCTTCCAGGACTGGAACTGGAAGCGTGGCCTGGAACCCCTGCAGGGGGTCGCGGACATCCGCATCGTGCAGTGCACGGCCGACGTGGAGGCCGCCCACGCCAGGAACCTTCGCCGCTTCGCCGACACCCCGACCCGGCGCGCACACGCCGACGCCCAGGGGCCGCAGACGCTGGAGGAGGCGACGAAGCACTACGAGTCGTTCGTACGACTGTCCCTGCCGGTGCCGACGATCACCGTCGACACCACCGACGGCTACGACCCGGCACTGGAGGAGGTCGTCGCTTTCGTCGGACGCTGAGCGCCCTGTCGCGCCCTCAGCCCCGGAGAGCGGATTCCCTGGCCCTCGGGACAGAAGAGGAACAGCGTGCAGCCGGTGGTGGTCGCCGGCACGTGCCATGACCCGGCGGGTGCGTGCAGGAACGTTCCGGCGGGGTAGTCGCGCGCCCCGTCGTTGAACGTACCCGCGACCACGTAGACCTCCTCCGGTCCGGGCTCGGGCACGTCCCGGCGCGGCCACGACGTGCCCGGGTCCATCTCCAGGACGTTGGCGTGTGCGCCGGTCGGGCCCTTCCACAGGGGCCGGAGCCGGATTCCGGGGAAGAGTTCGCGAACGGGGGACTCGTCGACGGAGGTGGAGGTGTAGCCCTCCTGATCGAGGATTTCTGCGTGCATGCCTTCGACGCTGCCCGAGCCGGCCAGGACAGGGCAGTGTCTGCAAGGACTCCGTGGGGTACTTTCCTGCCATGCACCGCGTGGTGGCTCTGGTGCGGCCGGTGCAGTCGACGTTCGAGCTCGGTTGCGCGGTCGAGGTCTTCGGCACGGCGCGGCCGGGCGTGCCCCGGCACTACGAGTTCGGGGTATGCACGGAAACGCCGGGGTCGGTGCCCACGTCGGCCGGCTACGCGAGGTGTTCGCGCTCGCCCGCACCGGGTTGCTGGACGGCCGCTCGGCCACGACGCACTGGGCGAACGCCGAGCGGCTGGCGCGGGAGTTCCCGCGGATCGAGGTGAAGCCGGACGTGCTCTACGTCGACCACGGCGACCTCGCCACGAGTGCTGGTGCCGGTGCGGGCGTCGACCTGTGTCTTCATCTCGTACGCCGAGACCACGGTGCCGCGTACGCTTCTCTGCTCGCGCGGCACATGGTGATGCCGCCGCACCGCGAGGGCGGGCAGACGCAGTACGCGCCGCCCGCACCGGCCTCGGACGGACTGGACGGCCTCCTCGAATGGGCCGGTGCACGCCTCGAAACCCCTTTGTCCGTGGACGATCTGGCCGCGTACCTCAGCATCTCGCCTCGCACCCTGGCGCGGCGGTTCGCCGACCGGCTCGGCACCAGCCCGGGTGCGTGGTTGCTGTCCCAGCGGGTGGCCCGGGCACGCATCCTGCTGGAG encodes:
- a CDS encoding alpha-L-fucosidase, producing MSTDTPAAPFAATFDSLRQFECPDWFRDAKLGIWSHWGAQSVPMYGDWYARNMYIEGHDQYRHHLRTYGHPSKVGYKDIVTRWKAENFDPEGLMDLYVSAGAKYFVGQATHHDNFFNYDSRIHRWNSVQMGPKKDITRLWKDAADARGLKFGLTEHHGAAFSWSNTNKGSDRSGPYAGIPYDGNDEAYQELYLPNREHYDPEHPGKLDIANWYTGNKRWHQHWLEVMKEIIDLYQPELLYSDGPVPFGEKNGYDIGLQAIAYLYNASAARNGGVNQAVYNQKDRRQELYSVGVMDIERSQEPDIKPEPWQTDTSVGDWFYNVRDVYKTAGHVVELLVDIVSKNGNLLLNIPQRPDGTLDDECTHILTSMGRWIDVCGEGIYGTRPFRVSGEGGSAVRIEGFREDAVEWTSADLRFTRKCDTLYAFQMRWPEDGRTVIHSLRPDDRARSVRLLGGGQVPFEQAGGVLVAQLPERRPVDEVNCLAIEFDHLAE
- a CDS encoding FadR/GntR family transcriptional regulator, whose amino-acid sequence is MAAPVTEAAIEKVRQLIIGGELGPGSRLPPEATLAERLGVSRSSAREAVRALVTARVLDVRRGDGTYVTSLRPQLLLDGIGFAVEMMRDDSALELIEVRRVLEPAVTALAADRATADHLQEIGASLGRMRRANGHEEFVRFDAEFHDLVGEASGNETLASMVRGVSSRSLRARVWRDILEADASERTMAEHERIYAALQARDSTSAQAAALLHVRSTELWLRQVLDVDRPQTS
- a CDS encoding AAA family ATPase; this encodes MDELEYAGTPTLIVISGPAGFGKTTLAHAVARSVGCPAICRDEIKEGMVHAHPEFDGATPGDPLTRRTFPLFFEVLELLLKAGVTVVAEAAFQDWNWKRGLEPLQGVADIRIVQCTADVEAAHARNLRRFADTPTRRAHADAQGPQTLEEATKHYESFVRLSLPVPTITVDTTDGYDPALEEVVAFVGR
- a CDS encoding cupin domain-containing protein, with translation MHAEILDQEGYTSTSVDESPVRELFPGIRLRPLWKGPTGAHANVLEMDPGTSWPRRDVPEPGPEEVYVVAGTFNDGARDYPAGTFLHAPAGSWHVPATTTGCTLFLFCPEGQGIRSPGLRARQGAQRPTKATTSSSAGS
- a CDS encoding GlxA family transcriptional regulator; translation: MHGNAGVGAHVGRLREVFALARTGLLDGRSATTHWANAERLAREFPRIEVKPDVLYVDHGDLATSAGAGAGVDLCLHLVRRDHGAAYASLLARHMVMPPHREGGQTQYAPPAPASDGLDGLLEWAGARLETPLSVDDLAAYLSISPRTLARRFADRLGTSPGAWLLSQRVARARILLEETDLPVDTIATRVGLASAVNLRRRFRDQVGTTPGAYRRAFRAPGDLATHPGQEPEPGVRSSMRCPSGSRK